The following are from one region of the Muntiacus reevesi chromosome 3, mMunRee1.1, whole genome shotgun sequence genome:
- the GPR3 gene encoding G-protein coupled receptor 3 — protein MMWGAGSPLAWLSAGPGNVNMSSMGSTEGPTGPAAPLPSPTAWDVVLCISGTLVSCENALVVAIIVGTPAFRAPMFLLVGSLAVADLLAGLGLVMHFAAVFCIGSAVMSLVLVGVLAMAFTASIGSLLAITVDRYLSLYNALTYYSETTVTRTYVMLALVWGGALGLGLLPVLAWNCLDARATCGVVYPLSKNHLVVLAVAFFMVFGIMLQLYAQICRIVCRHAQQIALQRHLLPASHYVATRKGIATLAVVLGAFAACWLPFTVYCLLGDARSPTLYTYLTLLPATYNSMINPIIYAFRNQDVQKVLWAVCCCCSSSKTLFRSRSPSDV, from the coding sequence ATGATGTGGGGTGCAGGCAGCCCCCTGGCCTGGCTCTCTGCTGGCCCCGGAAACGTGAACATGAGCAGCATGGGGTCCACAGAGGGGCCCACAGGCCCTGCTGCACCGCTGCCCTCCCCCACGGCCTGGGACGTAGTACTGTGCATCTCGGGCACACTGGTATCCTGTGAGAACGCGCTGGTGGTGGCCATCATCGTGGGCACTCCCGCCTTCCGTGCCCCCATGTTCCTGCTAGTGGGCAGTCTGGCTGTGGCAGACCTGCTGGCGGGCCTGGGCCTGGTCATGCACTTTGCtgctgtcttctgcattggctcaGCAGTGATGAGCCTGGTGCTGGTTGGCGTGCTGGCCATGGCCTTTACTGCCAGCATCGGCAGCCTGCTGGCCATCACCGTTGATCGCTACCTTTCTTTGTACAATGCGCTCACCTACTACTCAGAGACAACAGTGACTCGGACCTATGTGATGCTGGCCCTAGTGTGGGGGGGCGCGCTGGGCCTGGGGCTGCTGCCTGTGCTGGCCTGGAACTGCCTGGATGCCCGGGCCACATGCGGCGTGGTCTATCCGCTCTCCAAGAACCATCTGGTGGTCCTGGCCGTTGCCTTCTTCATGGTGTTTGGCATCATGCTGCAGCTGTATGCCCAGATCTGTCGCATCGTCTGCCGCCATGCCCAGCAGATTGCCCTCCAGCGGCACCTGCTGCCTGCCTCCCACTACGTGGCCACCCGAAAGGGCATCGCCACCCTGGCTGTGGTGCTTGGCGCCTTTGCCGCCTGCTGGCTGCCATTCACTGTCTACTGCCTATTGGGCGATGCCCGCTCCCCAACCCTCTACACCTATCTCACCCTGCTCCCTGCCACCTACAACTCCATGATCAACCCCATCATCTATGCCTTCCGCAACCAGGATGTGCAGAAGGTGCTGTgggctgtctgctgctgctgttcctcTTCCAAGACGCTCTTCCGATCCCGCTCCCCCAGTGATGTCTAG